The Delphinus delphis chromosome 10, mDelDel1.2, whole genome shotgun sequence genome includes a region encoding these proteins:
- the IFRD2 gene encoding interferon-related developmental regulator 2 isoform X4 translates to MPRARKGSAPRRGGKRSGGGARSSTQADSGSSEDEAASEARSTTSECPSLLSTAAEESFGGDAVDEQGQQEDLEEKLKEYVDCLTDKSAKTRQGALESLRLALAAHLLPDFLLERRLTLADALEKCLKKGKGEEQALAAAVLGLLCIQLGPGPKGEELFHSLQPLLVSVLSDSTASPAARLHDLVSCLTCLEGIFSRSCGVGGSTAPVVPVSLQGLLCAALQAWALLLTICPSAHISRILDRQLPRLPQLLSSESVNLRMAAGETIALLFELTRDLEEDFVYKDMEALCSTLRTLATDSNKYRAKADRRRQRSTFRAVLHSVEGGECEEETVRFGLEVLYVDSWARRRVYAAFKDALGSGMHHHLQNNELLRDIFGLGPVLVLDATALKACKISRFEKHLYNAAAFKARTKARSRVRDKRADIL, encoded by the exons GTGCCCGGAGCAGTACCCAAGCTGACTCAGGTTCCAGTGAGGATGAGGCAGCCAGTGAGGCCCGCAGCACCACCAGTGAATGTCCCAGCCTTCTTAGCACCGCAGCAGAGGAAAGCTTTG GGGGGGATGCCGTGGATGAGCAGGGTCAGCAGGAAGACCTTGAGGAGAAGTTGAAGGAATATGTGGACTGCCTCACAGACAAGAG TGCCAAGACCCGGCAGGGTGCTCTTGAGAGCCTGCGTCTGGCCCTAGCAGCGCACCTACTCCCCGACTTCTTGCTGGAGCGCCGCCTCACACTGGCTGATGCCTTGGAAAAGTGCCTCAAGAAAG GGAAGGGCGAGGAACAGGCCCTTGCCGCTGCTGTGCTAGGCCTGCTGTGCATTCAGCTGGGTCCTGGACCCAAGGGTGAGGAGTTATTCCACAGCCTGCAGCCCCTGCTGGTCTCTGTGCTCAGTGACAGCACAGCTAGCCCTGCTGCCCGGCTCCAC GACCTGGTCTCCTGCCTCACCTGCTTGGAAGGCATTTTCAGCCGGTCCTGTGGTGTGGGTGGCTCCACAGCCCCAGTGGTCCCTGTCAGCCTTCAGGGCTTGCTCTGTGCTGCCCTGCAGGCCTGGGCCTTGCTACTCACCATCTGCCCCAGCGCCCATATCAGCCGCATCCTGGACAG gcaGCTGCCCCGGCTGCCCCAGCTCTTGTCCAGTGAAAGTGTGAACCTGCGGATGGCTGCCGGCGAGACCATCGCATTGCTCTTTGAGCTCACCCGGGACCTTGAG GAGGACTTTGTTTACAAGGACATGGAGGCCCTCTGCAGCACGCTGCGCACTCTGGCCACTGACAGCAACAAGTATCGGGCCAAGGCTGACCGCCGGCGCCAACGCTCTACCTTCCGGGCCGTGCTGCACTCTGTTGAG GGCGGCGAGTGTGAGGAGGAGACAGTCCGCTTCGGGCTCGAGGTGCTCTATGTGGACAGCTGGGCTCGGCGCCGGGTCTATGCTGCCTTCAAGGACGCTCTGGGTTCCGGCATGCACCACCACCTCCAG AACAACGAGCTACTCCGTGACATCTTTGGTCTGGGCCCTGTGCTGGTGCTGGATGCCACTGCCCTGAAGGCCTGCAAAATCTCACGTTTTGAGAAG CACCTGTACAACGCTGCTGCCTTCAAAGCCAGGACCAAGGCGCGCAGCCGCGTGCGGGACAAGCGGGCAGACATCCTGTGA
- the IFRD2 gene encoding interferon-related developmental regulator 2 isoform X2: protein MPRARKGSAPRRGGKRSGGGARSSTQADSGSSEDEAASEARSTTSECPSLLSTAAEESFGGDAVDEQGQQEDLEEKLKEYVDCLTDKSAKTRQGALESLRLALAAHLLPDFLLERRLTLADALEKCLKKGKGEEQALAAAVLGLLCIQLGPGPKGEELFHSLQPLLVSVLSDSTASPAARLHQCASALGLGCYVAATDVQDLVSCLTCLEGIFSRSCGVGGSTAPVVPVSLQGLLCAALQAWALLLTICPSAHISRILDRQLPRLPQLLSSESVNLRMAAGETIALLFELTRDLEEDFVYKDMEALCSTLRTLATDSNKYRAKADRRRQRSTFRAVLHSVEGGECEEETVRFGLEVLYVDSWARRRVYAAFKDALGSGMHHHLQNNELLRDIFGLGPVLVLDATALKACKISRFEKHLYNAAAFKARTKARSRVRDKRADIL, encoded by the exons GTGCCCGGAGCAGTACCCAAGCTGACTCAGGTTCCAGTGAGGATGAGGCAGCCAGTGAGGCCCGCAGCACCACCAGTGAATGTCCCAGCCTTCTTAGCACCGCAGCAGAGGAAAGCTTTG GGGGGGATGCCGTGGATGAGCAGGGTCAGCAGGAAGACCTTGAGGAGAAGTTGAAGGAATATGTGGACTGCCTCACAGACAAGAG TGCCAAGACCCGGCAGGGTGCTCTTGAGAGCCTGCGTCTGGCCCTAGCAGCGCACCTACTCCCCGACTTCTTGCTGGAGCGCCGCCTCACACTGGCTGATGCCTTGGAAAAGTGCCTCAAGAAAG GGAAGGGCGAGGAACAGGCCCTTGCCGCTGCTGTGCTAGGCCTGCTGTGCATTCAGCTGGGTCCTGGACCCAAGGGTGAGGAGTTATTCCACAGCCTGCAGCCCCTGCTGGTCTCTGTGCTCAGTGACAGCACAGCTAGCCCTGCTGCCCGGCTCCAC CAGTGCGCTTCTGCTCTTGGCCTGGGCTGCTACGTGGCTGCCACCGATGTACAG GACCTGGTCTCCTGCCTCACCTGCTTGGAAGGCATTTTCAGCCGGTCCTGTGGTGTGGGTGGCTCCACAGCCCCAGTGGTCCCTGTCAGCCTTCAGGGCTTGCTCTGTGCTGCCCTGCAGGCCTGGGCCTTGCTACTCACCATCTGCCCCAGCGCCCATATCAGCCGCATCCTGGACAG gcaGCTGCCCCGGCTGCCCCAGCTCTTGTCCAGTGAAAGTGTGAACCTGCGGATGGCTGCCGGCGAGACCATCGCATTGCTCTTTGAGCTCACCCGGGACCTTGAG GAGGACTTTGTTTACAAGGACATGGAGGCCCTCTGCAGCACGCTGCGCACTCTGGCCACTGACAGCAACAAGTATCGGGCCAAGGCTGACCGCCGGCGCCAACGCTCTACCTTCCGGGCCGTGCTGCACTCTGTTGAG GGCGGCGAGTGTGAGGAGGAGACAGTCCGCTTCGGGCTCGAGGTGCTCTATGTGGACAGCTGGGCTCGGCGCCGGGTCTATGCTGCCTTCAAGGACGCTCTGGGTTCCGGCATGCACCACCACCTCCAG AACAACGAGCTACTCCGTGACATCTTTGGTCTGGGCCCTGTGCTGGTGCTGGATGCCACTGCCCTGAAGGCCTGCAAAATCTCACGTTTTGAGAAG CACCTGTACAACGCTGCTGCCTTCAAAGCCAGGACCAAGGCGCGCAGCCGCGTGCGGGACAAGCGGGCAGACATCCTGTGA
- the LSMEM2 gene encoding leucine-rich single-pass membrane protein 2 isoform X4 → MYGGSEAPEQGPDTVAPTRSRAPLAPNHVQEVRLHRVESISDLHSGGSLWPYLAEEAQPWDELLGILRPPMCTQTGCSPVHSRGSFLLLLALLVLTCLALAVLAVYLSVLQSESLRVLAHTLQTQEEMLLKLRLASLSQLRRLNSSEARAPS, encoded by the exons ATGTATGGAGGCTCAGAGGCGCCAGAGCAGGGACCTG ACACCGTGGCACCGACAAGGAGCAGGGCACCACTGGCTCCTAATCATGTGCAGGAAGTTCGCCTACACCGGGTGGAGTCCATCAGCGATCTACACAGTGGAG GTTCACTGTGGCCCTACCTGGCCGAGGAGGCGCAGCCATGGGATGAGCTGCTGGGCATCCTGCGTCCACCGATGTGCACCCAGACCGGCTGCAGCCCCGTGCACAGCCGTGGCAGCTTCCTGCTGCTGCTTGCACTGCTCGTGCTCACCTGCCTGGCGTTGGCTGTCCTGGCCGTCTACCTGAGTG TGCTGCAGAGCGAATCCCTACGCGTTCTGGCACACACACTGCAAACGCAGGAGGAAATGCTGCTCAAACTCCGGCTCGCCAGCCTCAGCCAGCTGCGGAGGCTCAACTCGAGTGAGGCCCGAGCACCCAGTTGA
- the IFRD2 gene encoding interferon-related developmental regulator 2 isoform X1: MPRARKGSAPRRGGKRSGGGARSSTQADSGSSEDEAASEARSTTSECPSLLSTAAEESFGGDAVDEQGQQEDLEEKLKEYVDCLTDKSAKTRQGALESLRLALAAHLLPDFLLERRLTLADALEKCLKKGKGEEQALAAAVLGLLCIQLGPGPKGEELFHSLQPLLVSVLSDSTASPAARLHVSVPCPVTPFLHLIPKQRHGFHLPLGSPAPRVSPVAGNPGSPSDHGLALPSSQQCASALGLGCYVAATDVQDLVSCLTCLEGIFSRSCGVGGSTAPVVPVSLQGLLCAALQAWALLLTICPSAHISRILDRQLPRLPQLLSSESVNLRMAAGETIALLFELTRDLEEDFVYKDMEALCSTLRTLATDSNKYRAKADRRRQRSTFRAVLHSVEGGECEEETVRFGLEVLYVDSWARRRVYAAFKDALGSGMHHHLQNNELLRDIFGLGPVLVLDATALKACKISRFEKHLYNAAAFKARTKARSRVRDKRADIL; this comes from the exons GTGCCCGGAGCAGTACCCAAGCTGACTCAGGTTCCAGTGAGGATGAGGCAGCCAGTGAGGCCCGCAGCACCACCAGTGAATGTCCCAGCCTTCTTAGCACCGCAGCAGAGGAAAGCTTTG GGGGGGATGCCGTGGATGAGCAGGGTCAGCAGGAAGACCTTGAGGAGAAGTTGAAGGAATATGTGGACTGCCTCACAGACAAGAG TGCCAAGACCCGGCAGGGTGCTCTTGAGAGCCTGCGTCTGGCCCTAGCAGCGCACCTACTCCCCGACTTCTTGCTGGAGCGCCGCCTCACACTGGCTGATGCCTTGGAAAAGTGCCTCAAGAAAG GGAAGGGCGAGGAACAGGCCCTTGCCGCTGCTGTGCTAGGCCTGCTGTGCATTCAGCTGGGTCCTGGACCCAAGGGTGAGGAGTTATTCCACAGCCTGCAGCCCCTGCTGGTCTCTGTGCTCAGTGACAGCACAGCTAGCCCTGCTGCCCGGCTCCACGTGAGTGTTCCTTGCCCTGTGACACCCTTCCTTCACCTAATCCCTAAGCAGAGACACGGGTTCCACCTGCCTCTAGGCTCCCCTGCTCCAAGGGTGAGCCCCGTGGCTGGGAACCCAGGCTCACCCTCTGACCACGGCCTGGCTTTGCCCTCCTCCCAGCAGTGCGCTTCTGCTCTTGGCCTGGGCTGCTACGTGGCTGCCACCGATGTACAG GACCTGGTCTCCTGCCTCACCTGCTTGGAAGGCATTTTCAGCCGGTCCTGTGGTGTGGGTGGCTCCACAGCCCCAGTGGTCCCTGTCAGCCTTCAGGGCTTGCTCTGTGCTGCCCTGCAGGCCTGGGCCTTGCTACTCACCATCTGCCCCAGCGCCCATATCAGCCGCATCCTGGACAG gcaGCTGCCCCGGCTGCCCCAGCTCTTGTCCAGTGAAAGTGTGAACCTGCGGATGGCTGCCGGCGAGACCATCGCATTGCTCTTTGAGCTCACCCGGGACCTTGAG GAGGACTTTGTTTACAAGGACATGGAGGCCCTCTGCAGCACGCTGCGCACTCTGGCCACTGACAGCAACAAGTATCGGGCCAAGGCTGACCGCCGGCGCCAACGCTCTACCTTCCGGGCCGTGCTGCACTCTGTTGAG GGCGGCGAGTGTGAGGAGGAGACAGTCCGCTTCGGGCTCGAGGTGCTCTATGTGGACAGCTGGGCTCGGCGCCGGGTCTATGCTGCCTTCAAGGACGCTCTGGGTTCCGGCATGCACCACCACCTCCAG AACAACGAGCTACTCCGTGACATCTTTGGTCTGGGCCCTGTGCTGGTGCTGGATGCCACTGCCCTGAAGGCCTGCAAAATCTCACGTTTTGAGAAG CACCTGTACAACGCTGCTGCCTTCAAAGCCAGGACCAAGGCGCGCAGCCGCGTGCGGGACAAGCGGGCAGACATCCTGTGA
- the LSMEM2 gene encoding leucine-rich single-pass membrane protein 2 isoform X5, translated as MPEEAQEDTVAPTRSRAPLAPNHVQEVRLHRVESISDLHSGGSLWPYLAEEAQPWDELLGILRPPMCTQTGCSPVHSRGSFLLLLALLVLTCLALAVLAVYLSVLQSESLRVLAHTLQTQEEMLLKLRLASLSQLRRLNSSEARAPS; from the exons ATGCCGGAGGAGGCCCAAGAAG ACACCGTGGCACCGACAAGGAGCAGGGCACCACTGGCTCCTAATCATGTGCAGGAAGTTCGCCTACACCGGGTGGAGTCCATCAGCGATCTACACAGTGGAG GTTCACTGTGGCCCTACCTGGCCGAGGAGGCGCAGCCATGGGATGAGCTGCTGGGCATCCTGCGTCCACCGATGTGCACCCAGACCGGCTGCAGCCCCGTGCACAGCCGTGGCAGCTTCCTGCTGCTGCTTGCACTGCTCGTGCTCACCTGCCTGGCGTTGGCTGTCCTGGCCGTCTACCTGAGTG TGCTGCAGAGCGAATCCCTACGCGTTCTGGCACACACACTGCAAACGCAGGAGGAAATGCTGCTCAAACTCCGGCTCGCCAGCCTCAGCCAGCTGCGGAGGCTCAACTCGAGTGAGGCCCGAGCACCCAGTTGA
- the IFRD2 gene encoding interferon-related developmental regulator 2 isoform X3: protein MPRARKGSAPRRGGKRSGGGARSSTQADSGSSEDEAASEARSTTSECPSLLSTAAEESFGGDAVDEQGQQEDLEEKLKEYVDCLTDKSAKTRQGALESLRLALAAHLLPDFLLERRLTLADALEKCLKKGKGEEQALAAAVLGLLCIQLGPGPKGEELFHSLQPLLVSVLSDSTASPAARLHCASALGLGCYVAATDVQDLVSCLTCLEGIFSRSCGVGGSTAPVVPVSLQGLLCAALQAWALLLTICPSAHISRILDRQLPRLPQLLSSESVNLRMAAGETIALLFELTRDLEEDFVYKDMEALCSTLRTLATDSNKYRAKADRRRQRSTFRAVLHSVEGGECEEETVRFGLEVLYVDSWARRRVYAAFKDALGSGMHHHLQNNELLRDIFGLGPVLVLDATALKACKISRFEKHLYNAAAFKARTKARSRVRDKRADIL from the exons GTGCCCGGAGCAGTACCCAAGCTGACTCAGGTTCCAGTGAGGATGAGGCAGCCAGTGAGGCCCGCAGCACCACCAGTGAATGTCCCAGCCTTCTTAGCACCGCAGCAGAGGAAAGCTTTG GGGGGGATGCCGTGGATGAGCAGGGTCAGCAGGAAGACCTTGAGGAGAAGTTGAAGGAATATGTGGACTGCCTCACAGACAAGAG TGCCAAGACCCGGCAGGGTGCTCTTGAGAGCCTGCGTCTGGCCCTAGCAGCGCACCTACTCCCCGACTTCTTGCTGGAGCGCCGCCTCACACTGGCTGATGCCTTGGAAAAGTGCCTCAAGAAAG GGAAGGGCGAGGAACAGGCCCTTGCCGCTGCTGTGCTAGGCCTGCTGTGCATTCAGCTGGGTCCTGGACCCAAGGGTGAGGAGTTATTCCACAGCCTGCAGCCCCTGCTGGTCTCTGTGCTCAGTGACAGCACAGCTAGCCCTGCTGCCCGGCTCCAC TGCGCTTCTGCTCTTGGCCTGGGCTGCTACGTGGCTGCCACCGATGTACAG GACCTGGTCTCCTGCCTCACCTGCTTGGAAGGCATTTTCAGCCGGTCCTGTGGTGTGGGTGGCTCCACAGCCCCAGTGGTCCCTGTCAGCCTTCAGGGCTTGCTCTGTGCTGCCCTGCAGGCCTGGGCCTTGCTACTCACCATCTGCCCCAGCGCCCATATCAGCCGCATCCTGGACAG gcaGCTGCCCCGGCTGCCCCAGCTCTTGTCCAGTGAAAGTGTGAACCTGCGGATGGCTGCCGGCGAGACCATCGCATTGCTCTTTGAGCTCACCCGGGACCTTGAG GAGGACTTTGTTTACAAGGACATGGAGGCCCTCTGCAGCACGCTGCGCACTCTGGCCACTGACAGCAACAAGTATCGGGCCAAGGCTGACCGCCGGCGCCAACGCTCTACCTTCCGGGCCGTGCTGCACTCTGTTGAG GGCGGCGAGTGTGAGGAGGAGACAGTCCGCTTCGGGCTCGAGGTGCTCTATGTGGACAGCTGGGCTCGGCGCCGGGTCTATGCTGCCTTCAAGGACGCTCTGGGTTCCGGCATGCACCACCACCTCCAG AACAACGAGCTACTCCGTGACATCTTTGGTCTGGGCCCTGTGCTGGTGCTGGATGCCACTGCCCTGAAGGCCTGCAAAATCTCACGTTTTGAGAAG CACCTGTACAACGCTGCTGCCTTCAAAGCCAGGACCAAGGCGCGCAGCCGCGTGCGGGACAAGCGGGCAGACATCCTGTGA
- the LSMEM2 gene encoding leucine-rich single-pass membrane protein 2 isoform X2 — MEAQRRQSRDLGIRSQMPLLPLLSPCCRSTPSRREGMTCWLNQPHAAPADTVAPTRSRAPLAPNHVQEVRLHRVESISDLHSSLWPYLAEEAQPWDELLGILRPPMCTQTGCSPVHSRGSFLLLLALLVLTCLALAVLAVYLSVLQSESLRVLAHTLQTQEEMLLKLRLASLSQLRRLNSSEARAPS, encoded by the exons ATGGAGGCTCAGAGGCGCCAGAGCAGGGACCTG GGGATCAGGAGCCAAATGCCCCTGCTACCTCTTCTGAGCCCCTGCTGCCGCTCGACGCCATCTAGAAGGGAGGGCATGACCTGCTGGCTGAATCAGCCCCACGCTGCCCCTGCAGACACCGTGGCACCGACAAGGAGCAGGGCACCACTGGCTCCTAATCATGTGCAGGAAGTTCGCCTACACCGGGTGGAGTCCATCAGCGATCTACACA GTTCACTGTGGCCCTACCTGGCCGAGGAGGCGCAGCCATGGGATGAGCTGCTGGGCATCCTGCGTCCACCGATGTGCACCCAGACCGGCTGCAGCCCCGTGCACAGCCGTGGCAGCTTCCTGCTGCTGCTTGCACTGCTCGTGCTCACCTGCCTGGCGTTGGCTGTCCTGGCCGTCTACCTGAGTG TGCTGCAGAGCGAATCCCTACGCGTTCTGGCACACACACTGCAAACGCAGGAGGAAATGCTGCTCAAACTCCGGCTCGCCAGCCTCAGCCAGCTGCGGAGGCTCAACTCGAGTGAGGCCCGAGCACCCAGTTGA
- the LSMEM2 gene encoding leucine-rich single-pass membrane protein 2 isoform X1 — translation MEAQRRQSRDLGIRSQMPLLPLLSPCCRSTPSRREGMTCWLNQPHAAPADTVAPTRSRAPLAPNHVQEVRLHRVESISDLHSGGSLWPYLAEEAQPWDELLGILRPPMCTQTGCSPVHSRGSFLLLLALLVLTCLALAVLAVYLSVLQSESLRVLAHTLQTQEEMLLKLRLASLSQLRRLNSSEARAPS, via the exons ATGGAGGCTCAGAGGCGCCAGAGCAGGGACCTG GGGATCAGGAGCCAAATGCCCCTGCTACCTCTTCTGAGCCCCTGCTGCCGCTCGACGCCATCTAGAAGGGAGGGCATGACCTGCTGGCTGAATCAGCCCCACGCTGCCCCTGCAGACACCGTGGCACCGACAAGGAGCAGGGCACCACTGGCTCCTAATCATGTGCAGGAAGTTCGCCTACACCGGGTGGAGTCCATCAGCGATCTACACAGTGGAG GTTCACTGTGGCCCTACCTGGCCGAGGAGGCGCAGCCATGGGATGAGCTGCTGGGCATCCTGCGTCCACCGATGTGCACCCAGACCGGCTGCAGCCCCGTGCACAGCCGTGGCAGCTTCCTGCTGCTGCTTGCACTGCTCGTGCTCACCTGCCTGGCGTTGGCTGTCCTGGCCGTCTACCTGAGTG TGCTGCAGAGCGAATCCCTACGCGTTCTGGCACACACACTGCAAACGCAGGAGGAAATGCTGCTCAAACTCCGGCTCGCCAGCCTCAGCCAGCTGCGGAGGCTCAACTCGAGTGAGGCCCGAGCACCCAGTTGA
- the IFRD2 gene encoding interferon-related developmental regulator 2 isoform X5: protein MPRARKGSAPRRGGKRSGGGARSSTQADSGSSEDEAASEARSTTSECPSLLSTAAEESFGGDAVDEQGQQEDLEEKLKEYVDCLTDKSAKTRQGALESLRLALAAHLLPDFLLERRLTLADALEKCLKKGKGEEQALAAAVLGLLCIQLGPGPKGEELFHSLQPLLVSVLSDSTASPAARLHQCASALGLGCYVAATDVQAWALLLTICPSAHISRILDRQLPRLPQLLSSESVNLRMAAGETIALLFELTRDLEEDFVYKDMEALCSTLRTLATDSNKYRAKADRRRQRSTFRAVLHSVEGGECEEETVRFGLEVLYVDSWARRRVYAAFKDALGSGMHHHLQNNELLRDIFGLGPVLVLDATALKACKISRFEKHLYNAAAFKARTKARSRVRDKRADIL from the exons GTGCCCGGAGCAGTACCCAAGCTGACTCAGGTTCCAGTGAGGATGAGGCAGCCAGTGAGGCCCGCAGCACCACCAGTGAATGTCCCAGCCTTCTTAGCACCGCAGCAGAGGAAAGCTTTG GGGGGGATGCCGTGGATGAGCAGGGTCAGCAGGAAGACCTTGAGGAGAAGTTGAAGGAATATGTGGACTGCCTCACAGACAAGAG TGCCAAGACCCGGCAGGGTGCTCTTGAGAGCCTGCGTCTGGCCCTAGCAGCGCACCTACTCCCCGACTTCTTGCTGGAGCGCCGCCTCACACTGGCTGATGCCTTGGAAAAGTGCCTCAAGAAAG GGAAGGGCGAGGAACAGGCCCTTGCCGCTGCTGTGCTAGGCCTGCTGTGCATTCAGCTGGGTCCTGGACCCAAGGGTGAGGAGTTATTCCACAGCCTGCAGCCCCTGCTGGTCTCTGTGCTCAGTGACAGCACAGCTAGCCCTGCTGCCCGGCTCCAC CAGTGCGCTTCTGCTCTTGGCCTGGGCTGCTACGTGGCTGCCACCGATGTACAG GCCTGGGCCTTGCTACTCACCATCTGCCCCAGCGCCCATATCAGCCGCATCCTGGACAG gcaGCTGCCCCGGCTGCCCCAGCTCTTGTCCAGTGAAAGTGTGAACCTGCGGATGGCTGCCGGCGAGACCATCGCATTGCTCTTTGAGCTCACCCGGGACCTTGAG GAGGACTTTGTTTACAAGGACATGGAGGCCCTCTGCAGCACGCTGCGCACTCTGGCCACTGACAGCAACAAGTATCGGGCCAAGGCTGACCGCCGGCGCCAACGCTCTACCTTCCGGGCCGTGCTGCACTCTGTTGAG GGCGGCGAGTGTGAGGAGGAGACAGTCCGCTTCGGGCTCGAGGTGCTCTATGTGGACAGCTGGGCTCGGCGCCGGGTCTATGCTGCCTTCAAGGACGCTCTGGGTTCCGGCATGCACCACCACCTCCAG AACAACGAGCTACTCCGTGACATCTTTGGTCTGGGCCCTGTGCTGGTGCTGGATGCCACTGCCCTGAAGGCCTGCAAAATCTCACGTTTTGAGAAG CACCTGTACAACGCTGCTGCCTTCAAAGCCAGGACCAAGGCGCGCAGCCGCGTGCGGGACAAGCGGGCAGACATCCTGTGA
- the LSMEM2 gene encoding leucine-rich single-pass membrane protein 2 isoform X3, translating to MPLLPLLSPCCRSTPSRREGMTCWLNQPHAAPADTVAPTRSRAPLAPNHVQEVRLHRVESISDLHSGGSLWPYLAEEAQPWDELLGILRPPMCTQTGCSPVHSRGSFLLLLALLVLTCLALAVLAVYLSVLQSESLRVLAHTLQTQEEMLLKLRLASLSQLRRLNSSEARAPS from the exons ATGCCCCTGCTACCTCTTCTGAGCCCCTGCTGCCGCTCGACGCCATCTAGAAGGGAGGGCATGACCTGCTGGCTGAATCAGCCCCACGCTGCCCCTGCAGACACCGTGGCACCGACAAGGAGCAGGGCACCACTGGCTCCTAATCATGTGCAGGAAGTTCGCCTACACCGGGTGGAGTCCATCAGCGATCTACACAGTGGAG GTTCACTGTGGCCCTACCTGGCCGAGGAGGCGCAGCCATGGGATGAGCTGCTGGGCATCCTGCGTCCACCGATGTGCACCCAGACCGGCTGCAGCCCCGTGCACAGCCGTGGCAGCTTCCTGCTGCTGCTTGCACTGCTCGTGCTCACCTGCCTGGCGTTGGCTGTCCTGGCCGTCTACCTGAGTG TGCTGCAGAGCGAATCCCTACGCGTTCTGGCACACACACTGCAAACGCAGGAGGAAATGCTGCTCAAACTCCGGCTCGCCAGCCTCAGCCAGCTGCGGAGGCTCAACTCGAGTGAGGCCCGAGCACCCAGTTGA
- the IFRD2 gene encoding interferon-related developmental regulator 2 isoform X6 — MPRARKGSAPRRGGKRSGGGARSSTQADSGSSEDEAASEARSTTSECPSLLSTAAEESFGGDAVDEQGQQEDLEEKLKEYVDCLTDKSAKTRQGALESLRLALAAHLLPDFLLERRLTLADALEKCLKKGKGEEQALAAAVLGLLCIQLGPGPKGEELFHSLQPLLVSVLSDSTASPAARLHCASALGLGCYVAATDVQAWALLLTICPSAHISRILDRQLPRLPQLLSSESVNLRMAAGETIALLFELTRDLEEDFVYKDMEALCSTLRTLATDSNKYRAKADRRRQRSTFRAVLHSVEGGECEEETVRFGLEVLYVDSWARRRVYAAFKDALGSGMHHHLQNNELLRDIFGLGPVLVLDATALKACKISRFEKHLYNAAAFKARTKARSRVRDKRADIL, encoded by the exons GTGCCCGGAGCAGTACCCAAGCTGACTCAGGTTCCAGTGAGGATGAGGCAGCCAGTGAGGCCCGCAGCACCACCAGTGAATGTCCCAGCCTTCTTAGCACCGCAGCAGAGGAAAGCTTTG GGGGGGATGCCGTGGATGAGCAGGGTCAGCAGGAAGACCTTGAGGAGAAGTTGAAGGAATATGTGGACTGCCTCACAGACAAGAG TGCCAAGACCCGGCAGGGTGCTCTTGAGAGCCTGCGTCTGGCCCTAGCAGCGCACCTACTCCCCGACTTCTTGCTGGAGCGCCGCCTCACACTGGCTGATGCCTTGGAAAAGTGCCTCAAGAAAG GGAAGGGCGAGGAACAGGCCCTTGCCGCTGCTGTGCTAGGCCTGCTGTGCATTCAGCTGGGTCCTGGACCCAAGGGTGAGGAGTTATTCCACAGCCTGCAGCCCCTGCTGGTCTCTGTGCTCAGTGACAGCACAGCTAGCCCTGCTGCCCGGCTCCAC TGCGCTTCTGCTCTTGGCCTGGGCTGCTACGTGGCTGCCACCGATGTACAG GCCTGGGCCTTGCTACTCACCATCTGCCCCAGCGCCCATATCAGCCGCATCCTGGACAG gcaGCTGCCCCGGCTGCCCCAGCTCTTGTCCAGTGAAAGTGTGAACCTGCGGATGGCTGCCGGCGAGACCATCGCATTGCTCTTTGAGCTCACCCGGGACCTTGAG GAGGACTTTGTTTACAAGGACATGGAGGCCCTCTGCAGCACGCTGCGCACTCTGGCCACTGACAGCAACAAGTATCGGGCCAAGGCTGACCGCCGGCGCCAACGCTCTACCTTCCGGGCCGTGCTGCACTCTGTTGAG GGCGGCGAGTGTGAGGAGGAGACAGTCCGCTTCGGGCTCGAGGTGCTCTATGTGGACAGCTGGGCTCGGCGCCGGGTCTATGCTGCCTTCAAGGACGCTCTGGGTTCCGGCATGCACCACCACCTCCAG AACAACGAGCTACTCCGTGACATCTTTGGTCTGGGCCCTGTGCTGGTGCTGGATGCCACTGCCCTGAAGGCCTGCAAAATCTCACGTTTTGAGAAG CACCTGTACAACGCTGCTGCCTTCAAAGCCAGGACCAAGGCGCGCAGCCGCGTGCGGGACAAGCGGGCAGACATCCTGTGA